From one Synechocystis sp. PCC 6803 substr. PCC-P genomic stretch:
- a CDS encoding IS630-like element ISTcSa family transposase: protein MAYSLDLRQRVVAYIEAGGKITEASKIYKIGKASIYRWLNRVDLSPTKVERRHRKLDWEALKKDVEENPDARLIDRAKKFGVRPSAVYYALKKMKINRKKKELRYRERNREERVKYYRMLRELIKLYGSQAIVYIDESGFEAIQACIYAWSKKGKKVYGDRQGKRGVRENLVAGRRKGKKDLIAPMVFTGSLNAEGFEGWLNLYLLSSLDIPSILIMDNAPIHRKTAIKELAKEAGHEVLFLPKYSPDLNDIEHDFSALKRARMYAPIDTSLDEIIRSYCGV from the coding sequence ATGGCTTACAGTTTAGATTTGAGGCAAAGAGTAGTAGCTTATATAGAAGCTGGAGGAAAAATAACTGAGGCTTCCAAGATATATAAAATAGGAAAAGCCTCGATATACAGATGGTTAAATAGAGTAGATTTAAGCCCAACAAAAGTAGAGCGTCGCCATAGGAAATTAGACTGGGAAGCTCTAAAAAAAGACGTAGAAGAAAATCCCGATGCAAGATTGATAGACAGAGCCAAGAAATTTGGAGTGAGGCCGAGTGCCGTATATTACGCATTAAAGAAAATGAAAATAAACAGAAAAAAAAAAGAACTACGTTATCGAGAAAGAAACCGGGAGGAACGAGTTAAGTACTATAGAATGTTAAGAGAACTAATTAAGCTCTATGGTAGTCAAGCTATAGTTTACATAGATGAATCTGGATTCGAAGCAATCCAGGCTTGTATTTATGCCTGGTCAAAAAAAGGAAAAAAAGTTTATGGAGATAGACAAGGAAAAAGGGGAGTCAGAGAAAATCTAGTAGCAGGGAGAAGAAAAGGAAAAAAAGATTTGATTGCGCCGATGGTTTTTACCGGGAGTTTGAATGCAGAAGGCTTTGAAGGATGGTTAAATTTATATTTGCTATCCTCCCTCGACATTCCATCAATATTAATAATGGATAATGCTCCTATTCATCGTAAAACTGCCATTAAAGAATTGGCTAAAGAAGCAGGTCATGAAGTTCTTTTTTTGCCGAAATATTCTCCTGATTTAAATGATATTGAGCATGACTTTAGTGCCTTGAAACGAGCTAGAATGTACGCTCCTATTGACACGTCTCTTGATGAAATTATCCGTTCTTACTGTGGCGTTTAG
- the recF gene encoding DNA replication/repair protein RecF — translation MYLKKLYLRAFRNYLEEEVEFSAQKTILVGNNAQGKSNLLEAVELLATLKSHRTSRDQELVLDGAANGQIKALLERQYSVAELEIDLRRSGRRNLRINQNQCRRQLDFLGCLNAVEFSCLDLDLVRGAPDCRRQWLDTLLTQLEPLYAHLLGQYQHIVKQRNALLKSLRQQWETGLALGEESTASLSLWDQQLVEMGTRVVRRRARGLARLAPLAQEWHGRISGGNETLTVTYQPNVTWVGDDPEVVHQAFLEKLAQRRSAELHLGTTVVGPHRDEVGFVLDDTPARTYGSQGQQRTLVLALKLAELSLIETVIGEPPLLLLDDVLAELDLDRQGQLLMAIEDRFQTLITTTHLSRFDDRWRRSAQILKVNAGQLEERWPSEID, via the coding sequence ATGTACCTGAAAAAACTCTATTTACGGGCCTTTCGCAATTACCTCGAAGAAGAGGTGGAATTTTCTGCTCAAAAAACCATTTTGGTGGGCAATAATGCCCAGGGGAAATCTAACTTATTGGAAGCGGTGGAACTGTTGGCAACGCTCAAAAGCCATCGCACTAGTCGGGATCAGGAATTGGTGCTAGACGGGGCGGCCAATGGGCAAATTAAAGCCCTACTGGAAAGGCAATACAGTGTGGCGGAGTTAGAAATTGACCTACGGCGATCGGGGCGGCGCAACCTACGCATTAACCAAAATCAATGTCGTCGTCAGTTGGATTTTTTAGGCTGTTTAAATGCGGTGGAATTTTCCTGTTTAGATTTGGATTTAGTCCGGGGAGCGCCCGATTGTCGCCGTCAATGGCTAGATACTTTGTTAACCCAGCTAGAACCCCTCTATGCCCATCTGTTGGGGCAGTACCAGCACATTGTTAAGCAAAGAAATGCTCTACTAAAAAGCCTACGACAACAATGGGAAACGGGACTAGCTTTGGGGGAAGAGTCGACAGCTTCTTTGTCTCTCTGGGACCAGCAGTTGGTGGAAATGGGCACTAGGGTAGTCCGCCGTCGGGCGAGGGGTTTAGCCCGTCTTGCTCCTTTGGCCCAGGAATGGCATGGGCGCATTAGCGGTGGCAATGAAACCCTGACCGTTACCTATCAACCCAATGTCACCTGGGTGGGGGATGATCCGGAAGTGGTGCACCAGGCTTTTTTAGAAAAATTAGCCCAACGGCGATCGGCAGAATTACATCTGGGGACAACGGTGGTGGGGCCCCATCGGGACGAAGTGGGGTTTGTCCTCGACGACACTCCCGCTAGAACCTATGGCTCCCAGGGACAGCAAAGAACTCTAGTCCTAGCATTAAAATTGGCGGAATTGAGCTTGATTGAAACGGTTATTGGAGAACCACCACTGTTGTTATTGGACGATGTCTTGGCGGAATTAGACCTCGATCGCCAGGGACAATTGTTAATGGCCATTGAGGATCGTTTTCAAACCCTGATCACCACCACCCATTTAAGTCGTTTTGATGACCGCTGGCGGCGATCGGCCCAGATTCTCAAAGTTAATGCTGGTCAACTAGAGGAACGGTGGCCGTCCGAAATTGATTAA
- a CDS encoding ABC transporter ATP-binding protein codes for MGRMAKYIGAGDVRSILIMAGVAAGIFLVRGMAQYGQDTLMAKAALNMALTLREQTYAHLQRLSLSYFEEAKTGDLSYRLTEDIDRIGEVVNKLFHDFVPSALQLVVVFGYMFYLNWALTCAVLVIAPLMAVLIGFFGEQLLKFSRRSQTRISNLSSLLTETLGAIRLVKAFAAEDYQLDLFREEAQQHRRSQFLAERMKALQFVVVGFLEAMGVVVLFCLAAWQISLGNLTGIEFISYVTGVAMLIDPISHITSNYNLFKQGEASVDRIFEIFDLQPSVEDSPTAIAIDHLQGAVDYDHVDFAYLEDKLVLKGINLQAQPGEMIALVGASGAGKSTLVNLLMRLHNVTGGCLRIDGHAIDSITLKSLREQIAIVPQENILFSGTIAQNIAFGKTDLDLAAIEEAARIANAHQFITELSQGYYTYVGERGVTLSGGQRQRIAIARAVLRNPSILILDEATSALDSESEALVQEALERIVQERTVFVIAHRLATVRKATRIVVLERGEIVEMGSHQELMAHQGRYARFHAQQFAS; via the coding sequence GTGGGGCGCATGGCCAAATATATCGGTGCAGGGGATGTGCGCTCCATTTTAATCATGGCGGGGGTCGCAGCGGGGATTTTTCTGGTGCGGGGCATGGCCCAGTATGGGCAGGATACCCTCATGGCCAAGGCTGCCCTCAATATGGCATTAACTCTGCGGGAACAGACCTATGCCCATCTGCAACGACTAAGCCTGAGCTATTTTGAAGAAGCAAAAACGGGGGATTTGTCCTACCGGCTGACGGAGGATATTGACCGCATTGGGGAAGTGGTGAATAAGTTATTCCACGATTTTGTCCCTTCGGCGTTGCAACTGGTGGTGGTGTTTGGTTACATGTTCTATCTCAACTGGGCCCTGACCTGTGCGGTATTGGTAATTGCTCCCTTAATGGCGGTGCTAATTGGCTTTTTTGGAGAACAGTTATTAAAGTTTAGTCGCCGTAGCCAGACTCGGATTTCTAATCTGTCTTCTTTGTTGACGGAAACGTTGGGAGCCATCCGTTTAGTTAAAGCCTTTGCCGCAGAAGATTATCAGTTAGATTTATTCCGGGAAGAGGCCCAACAACATCGGCGATCGCAGTTTTTGGCCGAACGGATGAAGGCGTTACAGTTTGTCGTAGTGGGTTTTTTAGAAGCTATGGGAGTGGTGGTTTTATTTTGCCTGGCGGCTTGGCAAATTTCCCTCGGTAATTTAACTGGCATTGAATTTATTAGCTACGTCACCGGGGTAGCAATGTTGATTGACCCCATTAGTCACATCACCAGCAATTACAATTTGTTCAAACAGGGAGAAGCCTCCGTTGACCGCATTTTTGAAATTTTCGACCTGCAACCTTCGGTGGAAGATAGCCCCACGGCGATCGCCATTGACCATCTCCAAGGAGCGGTGGATTATGACCATGTGGACTTTGCCTATCTAGAAGATAAACTGGTCTTAAAAGGGATTAATTTACAAGCCCAGCCGGGGGAAATGATCGCTTTGGTGGGGGCTTCGGGGGCGGGCAAAAGTACCCTGGTAAACTTGTTAATGCGACTCCATAACGTGACTGGCGGCTGTTTACGTATTGACGGCCATGCCATTGATAGCATTACGTTGAAAAGTTTGCGAGAACAAATTGCCATTGTGCCCCAAGAAAATATCCTTTTTTCCGGCACGATCGCCCAAAATATTGCGTTCGGCAAAACTGATTTAGATTTGGCAGCGATTGAGGAGGCGGCCCGCATTGCCAATGCCCACCAATTTATCACTGAATTAAGTCAAGGGTATTATACCTATGTGGGGGAACGGGGGGTTACCCTTTCGGGCGGCCAACGTCAGCGCATTGCCATTGCTAGGGCGGTTTTAAGAAATCCCAGCATTTTAATCTTGGACGAAGCGACTTCTGCCCTTGATTCGGAGTCGGAAGCTTTGGTGCAGGAAGCCTTGGAGCGCATTGTCCAAGAAAGAACTGTGTTTGTCATTGCCCACCGTTTAGCCACCGTGCGTAAAGCCACCCGCATTGTGGTGTTGGAAAGGGGAGAAATTGTCGAAATGGGTAGCCATCAGGAGTTAATGGCCCACCAAGGTCGTTATGCTCGTTTCCACGCCCAACAGTTTGCTTCCTAA
- the pyk gene encoding pyruvate kinase, producing the protein MQTSPLPRRTKIVATIGPATQSKEVLRQLIQAGATTFRLNFSHGDHAYHQQSIRLIRQIAFELNQPVGILQDLQGPKIRVGKFLNDAGSVQLKNGDPYTLTSRPVECTETISSISYEYLADEVPSGARILLDDGKLEMLVEEVDTVARDLHCRVIVGGTLSSNKGVNFPGVCLSVKAMTDKDKEDLMFGLDQGVDWVALSFVRNPQDIDEIKGLIAAAGKSVPVIAKIEKHEAIKDMQAVLEKCDGVMVARGDLGVELPAEDVPILQKKLIATANRLGIPVITATQMLDSMVNSPRPTRAEVSDVANAILDGTDAVMLSNETAIGKFPVEAVAIMAKIAERIEQEDINPSQAEASRTSIPNAISSAVSQIAETLNAAAIMSLTKTGSTARHVSKFRPKTPILAVTPHVDVSRQLQLVWGVKPLLVLDLPSTSQTFQAAINVAQENHFLRDGDLVVMTAGTLQGVAGSTDLIKVEVVKAILGRGVGIGQGAVSGRARVASRPQAIAQFTQGEILVVPSTNADCVDMMRRAAGIITEEESLTSHAAIIGLRLGVPVIVGFKGATQKIRDGAIVTIDAQKGLIYSGALPPVSKG; encoded by the coding sequence ATGCAAACGTCTCCCCTTCCCCGTCGTACCAAAATCGTCGCTACCATTGGCCCCGCGACCCAAAGCAAGGAAGTGCTGAGACAACTGATCCAAGCCGGTGCTACCACTTTCCGCCTCAATTTTTCCCACGGAGACCACGCTTACCACCAACAAAGTATCCGTTTGATTCGCCAGATTGCCTTTGAACTGAACCAACCAGTGGGCATTCTCCAGGATTTACAGGGGCCAAAGATTCGGGTGGGCAAATTTCTCAATGATGCCGGCTCTGTGCAACTCAAAAACGGTGATCCCTATACCCTCACCAGTCGCCCGGTGGAATGTACGGAAACCATTAGTTCCATTAGCTACGAATATTTAGCCGACGAAGTACCTTCTGGGGCAAGAATTTTGCTCGACGACGGCAAACTGGAAATGTTGGTGGAGGAAGTGGACACTGTTGCCCGGGATCTCCACTGTCGGGTGATTGTGGGGGGAACCCTTTCCAGCAATAAAGGGGTTAATTTTCCCGGGGTCTGCCTTTCCGTTAAGGCCATGACCGATAAAGATAAGGAAGATTTGATGTTCGGGCTGGACCAAGGGGTGGACTGGGTGGCCCTGAGTTTTGTTCGTAATCCCCAGGATATTGATGAGATTAAGGGGTTAATTGCGGCGGCAGGGAAATCCGTGCCGGTAATCGCCAAAATTGAGAAGCACGAAGCGATTAAGGATATGCAGGCGGTGCTGGAAAAATGTGACGGTGTCATGGTGGCCCGGGGGGACTTGGGGGTAGAACTACCCGCAGAAGATGTACCTATTTTGCAAAAGAAACTCATTGCCACTGCTAACCGGTTGGGCATTCCTGTCATTACTGCTACCCAAATGTTGGACAGTATGGTCAACAGCCCCCGACCTACTAGGGCTGAAGTGTCCGACGTGGCCAATGCCATCCTCGATGGTACCGATGCGGTGATGCTCTCCAACGAAACGGCGATCGGTAAATTTCCCGTGGAAGCAGTGGCTATTATGGCCAAAATTGCGGAGCGCATTGAACAGGAAGATATCAATCCTTCCCAAGCGGAAGCCAGTCGCACTTCTATTCCCAATGCTATTTCCAGCGCCGTTAGCCAGATTGCGGAAACCCTCAACGCGGCGGCTATTATGTCTTTGACTAAGACCGGATCCACCGCCCGCCATGTGTCAAAGTTCCGCCCCAAAACCCCCATTCTGGCCGTTACGCCCCATGTGGATGTGTCCCGTCAGTTGCAGTTGGTGTGGGGAGTTAAGCCCCTGTTGGTATTGGATTTACCTTCCACCAGCCAAACGTTCCAAGCCGCCATTAACGTGGCCCAGGAAAACCATTTTCTCCGGGATGGAGATTTGGTGGTGATGACCGCCGGGACATTGCAGGGAGTTGCCGGTTCGACGGATTTAATCAAAGTGGAAGTGGTCAAGGCCATTCTTGGTCGGGGTGTAGGTATTGGCCAAGGAGCTGTAAGTGGCCGGGCCAGGGTTGCCAGTCGTCCCCAGGCGATCGCCCAATTTACCCAGGGAGAAATTTTAGTAGTTCCCTCTACCAACGCTGATTGTGTGGACATGATGCGACGGGCGGCGGGCATTATCACCGAAGAAGAAAGCCTGACTAGCCATGCGGCCATTATTGGTTTGCGGCTGGGGGTGCCGGTCATTGTGGGTTTTAAAGGCGCTACCCAAAAGATTCGAGATGGAGCCATTGTCACCATCGATGCCCAAAAAGGACTGATTTATTCCGGTGCATTACCCCCGGTGTCCAAAGGATAG
- a CDS encoding DUF1824 family protein, with the protein MNASAQLTLLKDYSRLEIRIPQNDQEREDLRQAIVWICGQSEAENFGICADDQASAENALGQYLQGLDYGEAIAMEPGKTIEGPVYLKCQSQSLRFYLDSYDGDYRGVLISCQAEDDTLAGTYGYFPLDLFAG; encoded by the coding sequence ATGAATGCTTCCGCTCAGTTGACGTTGTTAAAGGATTACAGTCGTTTAGAAATCCGTATTCCCCAGAATGACCAGGAAAGGGAAGATTTACGCCAAGCCATTGTCTGGATTTGTGGCCAGAGTGAAGCGGAAAATTTTGGCATTTGTGCCGACGACCAAGCTAGTGCGGAAAATGCTTTGGGGCAATATCTACAGGGGTTGGATTACGGAGAGGCGATCGCCATGGAACCAGGTAAAACCATTGAAGGGCCAGTGTATTTGAAATGCCAGAGCCAATCCCTGCGCTTTTATCTCGACAGTTATGACGGGGATTATCGGGGAGTATTAATTTCCTGTCAGGCGGAGGATGATACCTTAGCGGGAACCTACGGTTATTTTCCGCTGGATTTGTTTGCCGGTTGA
- a CDS encoding TIGR02652 family protein, producing MQNLGLQYPLFGPEIQCPHCRQTIPALTLTDTYLCNRHGAFEVNPDTEDLVHLQSGRHWRLWQGEWYRQHTHPDGIRFEIHEALDRLYTEGYRATKVIIAHRYYDLVSVYLQRQGSWRNPEDKDSPLPRLYGLPVEFSAPGTADDCWQVINFDLEKEKGIPKRYPYFRLFD from the coding sequence ATGCAAAATCTCGGTTTACAGTATCCCCTTTTCGGCCCAGAAATCCAGTGCCCCCACTGTCGGCAAACTATTCCGGCCTTGACCCTGACGGACACTTACCTTTGTAATCGCCATGGAGCCTTTGAAGTTAACCCCGACACAGAGGATTTAGTCCATTTGCAATCGGGTCGCCACTGGCGGCTATGGCAGGGGGAATGGTACCGGCAACACACCCACCCCGACGGTATCCGCTTTGAAATTCACGAAGCCTTGGACCGGCTCTACACGGAAGGTTACCGGGCCACCAAGGTCATCATCGCCCACCGTTACTACGATCTAGTCAGCGTTTATCTGCAACGGCAAGGTAGCTGGCGCAATCCCGAAGATAAGGATAGTCCTCTGCCTCGTCTTTACGGTTTACCAGTGGAATTCAGTGCCCCAGGTACAGCGGACGATTGTTGGCAGGTAATTAACTTTGATCTGGAAAAGGAAAAGGGTATTCCCAAGCGCTATCCCTATTTCCGTTTATTTGATTAG
- the pap gene encoding polyphosphate:AMP phosphotransferase, producing MLDALDLSLNLDKQSYKEQLEDLMQQLRSLQQSCWEEKIPVIIVLEGWAAAGKGTLLKKIVNYMDPRGFSVNPIFAANEQERMYPFLWRFWQKLPPKGSLGFFYHSWYTNCLEERLFGRIPAVQAPLVMRDINAFERQLVEDGAAIAKFWVHISQKELKKRLKKYEADELEMWRVRPEDWQQEKRYQEYSSLVEEMLTYTSTGYGPWTLVEGDCERWSRVKVLSQLVAVIVQALDQKRAKANAKIEPIPPQKELLPTEPNFLAKVDLSVQLSKDDYRQRLRDSQIELRKLQAKIYQEKVPVIALFEGWDAAGKGGAIKRLTDTLDPRSYQVNTFAAPTEEEAQFHYLWRFWRRIPPGGKISIFDRSWYGRVMVERVEGFAREKEWLRAYREINELEAELTAEGYVVVKFFLHISPEEQLARFEERQNNPFKQYKLTDEDWRNREKWPLYDVAVNQMIARTNTPVAPWTVVPANDKYFARVQVIQTVVDAVKMELKRRGKD from the coding sequence ATGTTAGACGCCCTCGACCTTTCCCTTAATCTGGACAAACAGAGTTACAAGGAACAGTTGGAAGATTTAATGCAACAGTTGCGGAGTCTACAACAGTCCTGTTGGGAAGAAAAAATTCCGGTGATTATTGTTTTGGAAGGTTGGGCCGCCGCCGGTAAGGGTACATTGCTGAAGAAAATTGTTAACTATATGGACCCGAGGGGATTTTCCGTTAATCCCATCTTTGCGGCCAATGAACAGGAGAGGATGTATCCCTTTCTTTGGCGTTTTTGGCAAAAGCTTCCCCCCAAGGGGAGTTTGGGCTTTTTCTATCATAGTTGGTACACCAATTGTCTAGAGGAGCGGTTATTTGGTCGTATTCCTGCCGTCCAGGCTCCCTTAGTAATGCGGGATATCAACGCTTTTGAGCGTCAGTTAGTGGAAGACGGAGCGGCGATCGCCAAATTTTGGGTACATATCAGTCAAAAAGAATTAAAAAAACGTCTGAAAAAGTACGAAGCTGACGAGCTAGAAATGTGGCGGGTGCGGCCAGAAGATTGGCAACAGGAAAAACGCTACCAGGAATACTCCAGTCTAGTGGAGGAAATGCTCACCTACACCAGCACTGGCTATGGTCCCTGGACTCTGGTGGAAGGGGATTGTGAACGGTGGTCCAGGGTAAAAGTACTTTCCCAACTGGTGGCGGTAATCGTCCAAGCCCTAGACCAAAAACGGGCCAAGGCCAACGCCAAAATTGAACCCATCCCTCCCCAAAAAGAATTGCTCCCCACTGAGCCCAATTTCCTGGCCAAGGTGGATTTGAGTGTGCAACTGAGCAAGGATGACTATCGGCAACGGTTGCGGGACAGCCAGATTGAATTGCGTAAACTACAGGCGAAGATTTACCAAGAAAAAGTGCCAGTAATTGCCCTGTTTGAAGGTTGGGATGCCGCCGGAAAGGGAGGAGCGATCAAACGTTTAACCGACACCTTGGACCCCCGCAGTTACCAGGTCAACACCTTTGCCGCCCCCACGGAGGAAGAAGCCCAATTCCATTACCTCTGGCGCTTTTGGCGTCGTATTCCCCCCGGCGGGAAAATCAGTATTTTTGACCGCAGTTGGTACGGTCGGGTGATGGTGGAAAGAGTAGAAGGTTTTGCGAGGGAAAAGGAATGGTTACGGGCTTACCGGGAAATCAATGAGTTGGAGGCGGAATTGACAGCGGAAGGCTATGTGGTGGTGAAATTTTTCCTCCATATCAGCCCCGAAGAACAATTGGCCCGGTTTGAAGAACGGCAAAACAATCCCTTCAAGCAATATAAACTCACGGATGAAGACTGGCGCAATCGGGAGAAATGGCCTCTCTATGACGTTGCCGTGAATCAGATGATTGCCCGCACCAACACCCCCGTCGCTCCCTGGACAGTGGTGCCTGCCAACGATAAATATTTCGCTCGGGTCCAAGTGATTCAAACGGTGGTAGATGCAGTGAAAATGGAACTCAAACGCCGGGGCAAGGATTAA
- the bioB gene encoding biotin synthase BioB — translation MVLASSRPPSPTNSPADRQGTLQAWLTGLSQRIIDGDRLTREEALQLAAIEGEENILLLCEAANRIREACCGNVVDLCSIINVKSGNCSENCGFCSQSSHHPDPNSPIYGLKTEAEILEQARAAAAAGAKRFCLVSQGRGPKYHSPKDREFEQILATVRQIIQETNIKPCCALGEVTPEQAQQLKEAGVTRYNHNLEASATYYDKIVSTHTWQDRVDTVKNLKAAGIQACTGGILGMGETWEDRIDLALALRELEVESVPLNLLNPRPGTPLGEQQKLNPYDALKAIAIFRFILPQQIIRYAGGREAVMGELQDLGLKAGINAMLVGHYLTTLGQPPERDQKLLASLGLEGGEAPIPGEYQS, via the coding sequence GTGGTTCTAGCATCTTCCCGTCCCCCTTCCCCCACCAATTCCCCGGCCGATCGCCAGGGGACTTTGCAAGCCTGGTTAACAGGTCTCAGTCAGCGCATTATTGACGGCGATCGCCTAACCCGGGAAGAAGCATTACAGTTGGCGGCGATCGAGGGGGAAGAGAATATTCTTTTGCTCTGTGAAGCAGCCAATCGCATTCGGGAAGCCTGCTGTGGCAATGTGGTGGATCTGTGTAGCATCATCAATGTTAAATCCGGTAACTGCTCGGAAAACTGCGGCTTTTGCTCCCAGTCTAGTCACCATCCCGACCCCAATTCCCCCATTTACGGTCTGAAAACGGAAGCAGAAATTTTAGAACAGGCCAGGGCGGCAGCGGCGGCGGGAGCTAAACGCTTTTGCTTAGTTAGTCAGGGTCGGGGCCCCAAATACCATAGCCCCAAGGATCGAGAATTTGAGCAGATCCTGGCCACAGTGCGGCAAATTATCCAGGAAACCAACATCAAGCCCTGTTGCGCGTTGGGGGAAGTGACCCCGGAACAGGCCCAGCAATTGAAGGAAGCTGGGGTGACTCGTTATAACCATAACTTGGAAGCATCCGCTACCTATTACGACAAAATTGTCAGCACCCACACCTGGCAAGACCGGGTAGATACGGTGAAAAACCTTAAGGCAGCGGGCATTCAAGCTTGCACTGGCGGCATTTTAGGCATGGGAGAAACCTGGGAAGACCGCATTGATCTAGCTTTGGCTCTGCGGGAACTGGAAGTGGAATCCGTGCCCCTGAATCTACTCAATCCCCGCCCCGGTACTCCTTTGGGGGAACAACAAAAGTTAAATCCCTACGATGCCCTCAAGGCGATCGCCATTTTCCGGTTTATTTTGCCCCAACAAATTATTCGCTATGCTGGGGGCCGGGAAGCGGTGATGGGAGAATTACAGGATTTAGGGCTAAAAGCGGGCATTAACGCTATGCTAGTGGGCCATTATTTAACTACCCTGGGCCAGCCTCCCGAACGGGATCAAAAATTATTGGCATCCCTTGGCCTCGAAGGGGGAGAGGCCCCTATCCCCGGTGAATACCAATCCTGA
- a CDS encoding biotin transporter BioY has product MNTNPEPDLDLVTEEIELPKPSLLAEVLLAIAGLLLTVFCTFVQVFATNPPWQWWEDGIYSNPLGTTYQVGAVLLTACLGGARAGAIAQLGYIMLGLAWLPIFAHGGGWDYWQQPTFGYLLGFIPGAWVCGWLAYRSQTKIETLALGCLVGLGVIHGAGIVYLGMMAVLKLGNPPILSLADLPQALLTFSLMALPGQIILVCLTAVLAYFLRRILFY; this is encoded by the coding sequence GTGAATACCAATCCTGAACCTGACCTGGACCTTGTGACGGAGGAGATTGAACTCCCCAAGCCTTCCCTGCTAGCAGAAGTCCTGTTGGCGATCGCCGGACTGCTGTTGACTGTTTTCTGTACGTTCGTGCAGGTATTTGCCACCAATCCCCCTTGGCAATGGTGGGAGGATGGCATTTATTCCAATCCCCTGGGCACAACCTACCAGGTGGGGGCCGTATTGCTCACCGCCTGTTTGGGAGGGGCTAGAGCCGGGGCGATCGCCCAGTTAGGTTACATTATGCTGGGCCTAGCTTGGTTGCCAATTTTTGCCCATGGCGGCGGCTGGGACTACTGGCAACAGCCCACCTTTGGCTACCTATTAGGTTTCATTCCGGGAGCTTGGGTCTGTGGTTGGTTAGCCTACCGTTCCCAAACCAAAATTGAAACCCTGGCCCTAGGTTGCCTAGTCGGTTTGGGAGTCATCCACGGTGCGGGTATAGTTTATCTAGGCATGATGGCTGTGTTGAAACTGGGTAATCCCCCCATTCTGTCCCTGGCAGACCTGCCCCAAGCTTTGCTGACTTTTTCCCTCATGGCATTGCCCGGCCAGATTATTCTGGTCTGTCTGACTGCTGTGCTGGCCTACTTTTTGCGGAGAATTTTATTCTATTGA
- the lspA gene encoding signal peptidase II produces the protein MARSFSLAKNPLFWQVAIAGIILDQLSKLWVSQAMDPVGTTWPLWSGVFHFTYVLNTGAAFSAFRGGAGWLKWLSLAVSVGLIIFAGKVPLRKLEQLGYGCILAGAVGNGIDRFLFGHVIDFLDFRLINFPIFNLADVSINIGIAALLWASFFPVSSRKVD, from the coding sequence ATGGCCCGGTCTTTTTCCCTCGCTAAAAACCCCCTCTTCTGGCAAGTGGCGATCGCCGGCATTATCCTGGATCAGCTCAGTAAACTTTGGGTGAGTCAGGCCATGGACCCCGTGGGCACCACTTGGCCGTTGTGGTCTGGAGTGTTCCATTTCACCTATGTGCTCAATACCGGGGCAGCGTTCAGTGCTTTTCGGGGCGGGGCTGGCTGGTTAAAATGGCTTTCCCTCGCAGTAAGCGTCGGCCTAATTATCTTTGCCGGCAAAGTTCCCCTCCGCAAGTTAGAACAGTTGGGTTACGGTTGCATTCTAGCGGGGGCGGTGGGCAATGGCATTGACCGTTTTTTATTCGGTCATGTAATCGACTTTTTGGATTTTCGCCTGATTAATTTCCCCATTTTCAACCTGGCCGATGTTTCCATTAACATTGGCATTGCCGCCCTGCTCTGGGCCAGTTTTTTCCCAGTTTCTTCCCGCAAGGTTGATTAA